From the genome of Impatiens glandulifera chromosome 9, dImpGla2.1, whole genome shotgun sequence, one region includes:
- the LOC124914409 gene encoding transcription factor TCP2-like, giving the protein MDVDEIQTHGCKFPRIGNDGTDGRRMGRNGDQDDDEEDGEVRREVLNGSGSGHNIGVIGRFCGWPSSRIVRVSRASGGKDRHSKVLTSRGLRDRRIRLSVLTAIQFYDLQDRLGLDQPSKAVEWLLKAASTSIDELPPIKASLPETPKQFSDERRSSAGTEHGFDSNELEIDGDPSYQHHNHHQQQQQQQNVKSACSSTSETSKGSGLSLSRSESRIKARERARGRAAEKEKEKESDSRVVGNVQNSFTELLTSGMNNVSNHSSSPSGNGEGNFFQKNRHWSSSGGPSDECFTSGLFGSSSRHSNNRHSSSSSGFGAIPFSITGGEQQQQQQHPPPPELQQFSLVPDHHQHQHHQHLNIPVAHGTGNGNDYNLNFTISNLAGFSRGTLQSNSPSLSTLPHLQRFIPLEGSNSNAPFFISSAAQMENHHHHHLQQQQQQQQQQFPASLDDRLHLYYRDPDHHRKGKGKN; this is encoded by the coding sequence ATGGATGTGGACGAGATTCAAACGCATGGGTGCAAATTTCCCAGAATCGGTAACGACGGGACGGATGGAAGAAGGATGGGTCGAAATGGGGATCAGGATGATGATGAGGAAGACGGGGAGGTTAGAAGGGAGGTGTTAAATGGAAGCGGAAGTGGTCATAATATTGGCGTTATTGGGAGGTTTTGTGGCTGGCCTTCTTCAAGGATTGTTAGGGTTTCTCGTGCATCTGGTGGGAAAGATCGGCACAGTAAGGTTTTGACCTCTAGAGGGCTAAGGGACAGGCGAATTCGATTATCTGTTTTGACAGCCATTCAGTTCTACGATCTCCAAGACCGACTTGGTTTGGATCAGCCGAGTAAAGCAGTCGAGTGGCTACTAAAGGCGGCGTCGACCTCCATTGATGAACTCCCGCCTATTAAAGCCTCCTTACCTGAAACACCGAAGCAGTTTAGTGACGAGAGAAGGTCGAGTGCTGGCACTGAGCATGGATTTGATTCTAACGAACTAGAAATCGATGGTGACCCTAGCTATCAGCACCAcaatcatcatcaacaacaacaacagcagCAGAATGTTAAATCAGCTTGCAGTAGCACCTCAGAAACCAGTAAAGGTTCGGGTTTATCCCTGTCCAGATCTGAAAGTCGTATAAAGGCTCGGGAGAGAGCTAGGGGAAGGGCGGCTGAGAAAGAAAAGGAGAAAGAGAGCGATTCTCGTGTGGTCGGGAATGTTCAAAATTCTTTCACCGAACTTCTCACATCTGGAATGAACAATGTTAGTAACCATAGTTCTAGTCCAAGTGGAAATGGAGAAGGAAATTTCTTCCAAAAGAACCGTCACTGGTCTTCTTCAGGTGGTCCATCTGATGAATGCTTTACTAGCGGACTTTTTGGTTCATCATCTCGCCACAGCAACAACAggcattcttcttcttcttctggaTTCGGTGCTATCCCATTCAGTATAACCGGCGGAgaacagcagcagcagcagcagcaccCTCCTCCTCCAGAACTACAACAGTTCTCGCTCGTCCCTGACCAccaccagcaccagcaccacCAGCACCTGAATATCCCAGTGGCACACGGTACAGGTAATGGGAACGATTACAATCTGAACTTCACCATATCCAACCTCGCTGGTTTTAGCAGGGGGACCCTTCAGTCCAATTCACCGTCTTTGTCGACGTTGCCTCACCTCCAGAGGTTTATACCTTTAGAGGGTTCAAATTCAAATGCACCCTTCTTTATAAGCTCCGCAGCTCAAATGGAgaaccaccaccaccaccacctacaacaacaacaacaacagcaaCAACAACAATTTCCAGCTTCGCTTGACGACCGCTTGCATCTTTACTATCGTGATCCAGACCACCACCGGAAGGGGAAAGGGAAGAACTGA
- the LOC124914266 gene encoding p21-activated protein kinase-interacting protein 1-like produces MSLVAGSYERFIWGFKLKTLKKSQELTLTPIFSFPSHLSAIKSVAVSGTVAASGGSDDSVKIYDLAACTEIGSLADHSATVTALSFYTPPSIGFPRNLITASEDGAVCIYDADPFVHLKTIKAHKKGINDLSVHPSGKLALTVGRDACLSMMNLVRGRRSFYCRMGKEASIVRYNFSGDKFFMVTDEKISVHESEDARLSLELDSQKKVLCASPGMGGLLFTGGEDRGIKAWDTSSGKMAYCIEDAHSARVKGIVVLTGGETAAEDDDLPYLIASASSDGVVRVWDVRMTANNEKSTPLAEASTKSRLTCLAGSTLKSLKQTRPKNSDAKNDEDDAMVEDL; encoded by the exons ATGAGTTTAGTTGCAGGTTCATACGAGCGGTTCATATGGGGATTCAAGCTCAAAACCCTAAAGAAATCTCAAGAACTAACCTTAACTCCGATATTCTCCTTTCCCTCCCACCTTTCCGCCATTAAATCAGTCGCCGTCTCCGGTACTGTTGCAGCCTCCGGTGGTTCTGACGACTCCGTTAAAATCTACGACCTTGCCGCCTGCACTGAGATTGGATCACTAGCAGATCATTCCGCCACTGTCACCGCCCTCTCATTCTACACACCTCCTTCTATTGGTTTCCCACGTAACCTCATCACCGCATCCGAGGACGGCGCCGTATGTATTTACGATGCCGATCCGTTCGTCCACCTCAAGACTATTAAGGCGCACAAAAAGGGAATTAATGATCTTTCTGTTCATCCTTCAGGAAAGTTAGCCTTGACTGTAGGGAGAGATGCATGCTTGTCGATGATGAATTTGGTGAGAGGTAGGCGTAGCTTCTATTGTAGGATGGGGAAGGAAGCTTCAATTGTTAGGTATAACTTTAGTGGAGATAAATTCTTCATGGTAACGGATGAGAAGATTTCAGTTCATGAATCGGAGGATGCTAGGTTAAGCTTGGAATTGGATAGTCAAAAGAAGGTTCTTTGTGCATCTCCAGGCATG GGTGGGCTTTTGTTTACTGGTGGTGAAGACCGTGGCATAAAAGCATGGGATACTAGTAGTGGAAAGATGGCTTATTGCATTGAAGATGCACATTCAGCTCGTGTTAAAGGGATTGTTGTACTTACTGGTGGTGAAACTGCTGCTGAGGATGATGATCTTCCTTATTTGATTGCATCTGCATCATCTGATGGTGTTGTACGAGTCTGGGATGTAAGAATGACTGCCAACAATGAGAAATCAACTCCATTGGCTGAAGCCAGTACGAAATCAAGGCTAACATGTTTGGCAGGATCCACTCTCAAAT cTTTGAAACAGACACGACCCAAAAACAGTGATGCcaagaatgatgaagatgatgctATGGTGGAAGATTTGTAA
- the LOC124915559 gene encoding putative ALA-interacting subunit 2 isoform X2, which produces MDIDGDATVEVTPEVRPTRPRRYDKFMYDFTQQSLPSCKPVLTPVWVISTFLLMGIICIPIGFVSLSASQSVVEIVDRYDIGCIPETFRGNKVDYIKDGSISKNCSRSIEVPKQMKAPIHIYYQLDNYYQNHRRYVKSRSDKQLLYGSKHTDTACQPEEYSNGFPVVPCGLIAWSLFNDTYRFSRRAEELKVNRKNIAWKSDRDHKFGKEVFPFNFQNGTLIGGGNLDPNIPLSDQEDLIVWMRTAALSSFRKLYGRIEEDLEAGDIIEVHLSNNYNTYSFGGKKTLVLSTSSWIGGKNDFLGMAYICIGSSSIVMSLIFLLIHLRTPRPYLDTSYLSWNW; this is translated from the exons ATGGATATAGACGGAGATGCTACTGTAGAAGTCACTCCAGAAGTTCGTCCAACTCGACCTCGTCGATATGACA AATTCATGTATGATTTTACCCAGCAAAGCCTCCCATCGTGCAAGCCTGTATTAACTCCTGTATGG GTCATTTCAACTTTCTTATTGATGGGTATCATTTGTATACCCATTGGATTTGTCTCTCTAAGTGCTTCACAAAGT GTCGTGGAAATTGTTGACAGATATGATATTGGATGTATTCCTGAAACATTTAGAGGCAATAAGGTTGATTATATCAAGGACGGTTCAATTTCTAAAAACTGTTCTCGGTCCATAGAG GTGCCCAAACAAATGAAAGCCCCAATTCATATCTATTACCAGCTTGATAATTACTACCAGAACCACCGGCG GTATGTCAAAAGTAGAAGTGATAAGCAGCTTTTGTATGGATCCAAGCATACTGATACAGCCTGTCAACCTGAAGAGTACAGCAATGGTTTCCCTGTCGTTCCTTGTGGCTTAATCGCTTGGAGTTTGTTTAACGATACATATAGATTTTCTAGAAGAGCTGAAGAGTTGAAGGTGAACAGGAAGAATATTGCCTGGAAAAGTGATCGAGATCACAAATTTGGTAAGGAGGTGTTTCCCTTCAATTTCCAGAATGGAACTCTGATAGGTGGTGGAAATCTTGATCCCAACATTCCG cTGAGTGACCAAGAGGATCTCATTGTATGGATGCGGACTGCTGCACTCTCTAGTTTCCGTAAGTTGTATGGAAGAATTGAGGAAGATCTGGAGGCTGGTGATATTATAGAAGTACACTTATCAAACAACTATAATACATACAGCTTTGGGGGAAAGAAAACACTTGTTCTTTCCACTTCTAGCTGGATAGGTGGAAAGAATGACTTCCTAGGGATGGCTTATATTTGTATTGGCTCTTCCTCCATAGTCATGTCTCTCATTTTCTTGCTGATTCACCTGAGAACCCCAAG GCCTTATTTGGATACGAGTTACCTATCCTGGAACTGGTAG
- the LOC124915559 gene encoding putative ALA-interacting subunit 2 isoform X1, translating to MDIDGDATVEVTPEVRPTRPRRYDKFMYDFTQQSLPSCKPVLTPVWVISTFLLMGIICIPIGFVSLSASQSVVEIVDRYDIGCIPETFRGNKVDYIKDGSISKNCSRSIEVPKQMKAPIHIYYQLDNYYQNHRRYVKSRSDKQLLYGSKHTDTACQPEEYSNGFPVVPCGLIAWSLFNDTYRFSRRAEELKVNRKNIAWKSDRDHKFGKEVFPFNFQNGTLIGGGNLDPNIPLSDQEDLIVWMRTAALSSFRKLYGRIEEDLEAGDIIEVHLSNNYNTYSFGGKKTLVLSTSSWIGGKNDFLGMAYICIGSSSIVMSLIFLLIHLRTPRPYLDTSYLSWNCR from the exons ATGGATATAGACGGAGATGCTACTGTAGAAGTCACTCCAGAAGTTCGTCCAACTCGACCTCGTCGATATGACA AATTCATGTATGATTTTACCCAGCAAAGCCTCCCATCGTGCAAGCCTGTATTAACTCCTGTATGG GTCATTTCAACTTTCTTATTGATGGGTATCATTTGTATACCCATTGGATTTGTCTCTCTAAGTGCTTCACAAAGT GTCGTGGAAATTGTTGACAGATATGATATTGGATGTATTCCTGAAACATTTAGAGGCAATAAGGTTGATTATATCAAGGACGGTTCAATTTCTAAAAACTGTTCTCGGTCCATAGAG GTGCCCAAACAAATGAAAGCCCCAATTCATATCTATTACCAGCTTGATAATTACTACCAGAACCACCGGCG GTATGTCAAAAGTAGAAGTGATAAGCAGCTTTTGTATGGATCCAAGCATACTGATACAGCCTGTCAACCTGAAGAGTACAGCAATGGTTTCCCTGTCGTTCCTTGTGGCTTAATCGCTTGGAGTTTGTTTAACGATACATATAGATTTTCTAGAAGAGCTGAAGAGTTGAAGGTGAACAGGAAGAATATTGCCTGGAAAAGTGATCGAGATCACAAATTTGGTAAGGAGGTGTTTCCCTTCAATTTCCAGAATGGAACTCTGATAGGTGGTGGAAATCTTGATCCCAACATTCCG cTGAGTGACCAAGAGGATCTCATTGTATGGATGCGGACTGCTGCACTCTCTAGTTTCCGTAAGTTGTATGGAAGAATTGAGGAAGATCTGGAGGCTGGTGATATTATAGAAGTACACTTATCAAACAACTATAATACATACAGCTTTGGGGGAAAGAAAACACTTGTTCTTTCCACTTCTAGCTGGATAGGTGGAAAGAATGACTTCCTAGGGATGGCTTATATTTGTATTGGCTCTTCCTCCATAGTCATGTCTCTCATTTTCTTGCTGATTCACCTGAGAACCCCAAG GCCTTATTTGGATACGAGTTACCTATCCTGGAACTG CAGATAA
- the LOC124915559 gene encoding putative ALA-interacting subunit 2 isoform X3 yields MDIDGDATVEVTPEVRPTRPRRYDKFMYDFTQQSLPSCKPVLTPVWVISTFLLMGIICIPIGFVSLSASQSVVEIVDRYDIGCIPETFRGNKVDYIKDGSISKNCSRSIEVPKQMKAPIHIYYQLDNYYQNHRRYVKSRSDKQLLYGSKHTDTACQPEEYSNGFPVVPCGLIAWSLFNDTYRFSRRAEELKVNRKNIAWKSDRDHKFGKEVFPFNFQNGTLIGGGNLDPNIPLSDQEDLIVWMRTAALSSFRKLYGRIEEDLEAGDIIEVHLSNNYNTYSFGGKKTLVLSTSSWIGGKNDFLGMAYICIGSSSIVMSLIFLLIHLRTPRPYLDTSYLSWN; encoded by the exons ATGGATATAGACGGAGATGCTACTGTAGAAGTCACTCCAGAAGTTCGTCCAACTCGACCTCGTCGATATGACA AATTCATGTATGATTTTACCCAGCAAAGCCTCCCATCGTGCAAGCCTGTATTAACTCCTGTATGG GTCATTTCAACTTTCTTATTGATGGGTATCATTTGTATACCCATTGGATTTGTCTCTCTAAGTGCTTCACAAAGT GTCGTGGAAATTGTTGACAGATATGATATTGGATGTATTCCTGAAACATTTAGAGGCAATAAGGTTGATTATATCAAGGACGGTTCAATTTCTAAAAACTGTTCTCGGTCCATAGAG GTGCCCAAACAAATGAAAGCCCCAATTCATATCTATTACCAGCTTGATAATTACTACCAGAACCACCGGCG GTATGTCAAAAGTAGAAGTGATAAGCAGCTTTTGTATGGATCCAAGCATACTGATACAGCCTGTCAACCTGAAGAGTACAGCAATGGTTTCCCTGTCGTTCCTTGTGGCTTAATCGCTTGGAGTTTGTTTAACGATACATATAGATTTTCTAGAAGAGCTGAAGAGTTGAAGGTGAACAGGAAGAATATTGCCTGGAAAAGTGATCGAGATCACAAATTTGGTAAGGAGGTGTTTCCCTTCAATTTCCAGAATGGAACTCTGATAGGTGGTGGAAATCTTGATCCCAACATTCCG cTGAGTGACCAAGAGGATCTCATTGTATGGATGCGGACTGCTGCACTCTCTAGTTTCCGTAAGTTGTATGGAAGAATTGAGGAAGATCTGGAGGCTGGTGATATTATAGAAGTACACTTATCAAACAACTATAATACATACAGCTTTGGGGGAAAGAAAACACTTGTTCTTTCCACTTCTAGCTGGATAGGTGGAAAGAATGACTTCCTAGGGATGGCTTATATTTGTATTGGCTCTTCCTCCATAGTCATGTCTCTCATTTTCTTGCTGATTCACCTGAGAACCCCAAG GCCTTATTTGGATACGAGTTACCTATCCTGGAACTG A
- the LOC124913698 gene encoding CBL-interacting serine/threonine-protein kinase 23-like, whose protein sequence is MTSRTTRVGKYELGQTLGQGTFAKVKFAKNLETGENFAIKILDKENVFKNKMIDQIKREISTMKLIRHPNVVRMYEVMASKTKIYIVLELVTGGELFDRIATKKRLNEPEARKYFQQLINTVDYCHSRGVFHRDLKPENLLLDGNGDLKVSDFGLSALPQQFREDGLLHTNCGTPNYVSPEVIHDKGYDGAKADIWSCGVILFTLMAGRIPFEDPNMHALYTKISKADYTFPTFFSSSVMKLIKRILDPNPQTRITAAEIIENDWFNKGYKKPTFESQNDDHQDDKVVDDIFDEASTSNLVVEKKQQDHQTGPSTPAVMNAFELISTSQGLNLSSLFEKQMGLVKRQTRFTSRCPANDIITKIEEAAGPMGFDVKKNNFKMKLQGEKTGRKGHLSVATEIFEVAPSFYMVDLRKSSGDTLEFHKFYKELSTGLKDVVWKSPDELDQEFKQIK, encoded by the exons ATGACTAGTCGGACGACGCGGGTGGGCAAGTATGAGCTAGGTCAGACACTTGGACAAGGAACTTTTGCCAAGGTCAAGTTTGCAAAGAATTTGGAAACCGGCGAAAATTTTGCTATCAAGATTCTTGACAAGGAGAATGTTTTCAAGAATAAGATGATTGACCAG ATTAAACGTGAAATCTCAACTATGAAGTTAATCAGACACCCAAATGTGGTTCGGATGTACGAG gTTATGGCTAGCAAGACCAAGATATACATAGTTTTGGAGTTGGTGACTGGTGGAGAACTCTTTGACAGGATT GCTACCAAGAAAAGATTAAACGAACCTGAAGCACGAAAATACTTTCAACAGCTTATAAATACAGTGGATTACTGTCATAGCCGAGGCGTATTCCATCGCGACCTCAAA CCGGAGAATCTGCTTTTAGATGGAAATGGAGATCTGAAAGTGTCTGATTTTGGATTAAGTGCTTTGCCTCAACAATTTCGAGAAGATGGATTGCTGCATACAAATTGTGGTACGCCAAACTATGTATCTCCAGAGGTGATTCATGATAAAGGGTATGATGGAGCTAAGGCTGACATTTGGTCATGTGGAGTCATTCTTTTTACTCTTATGGCTGGAAGAATCCCTTTTGAAGACCCCAATATGCATGCTTTATACACTAAGATTTCCAAAGCCGATTACACCTTCCCCACTTTCTTTTCTTCAAGTGTCATGAAGCTCATCAAACGAATCTTGGATCCTAATCCTCAAACA CGAATAACAGCAGCTGAAATCATTGAAAACGACTGGTTCAACAAGGGTTACAAGAAACCTACTTTCGAAAGCCAAAATGATGATCATCAGGATGATAAAGTTGTCGATGATATATTTGACGAAGCATCAACATCCAATCTTGTTGTGGAAAAGAAACAACAGGATCATCAGACAGGGCCATCGACGCCTGCAGTGATGAATGCTTTTGAACTCATATCTACTTCTCAAGGACTCAACCTCAGTTCTTTATTTGAAAAGCAAATG GGGCTAGTGAAAAGACAAACAAGGTTTACATCAAGATGTCCAGCCAATGATATCATCACAAAAATTGAGGAAGCTGCAGGACCTATGGGTTTTGATGTCAAGAAAAATAACTTCAAGATGAAACTTCAAGGAGAAAAGACCGGCCGTAAGGGTCATCTATCTGTTGCAACCGAG ATATTTGAGGTGGCTCCTTCGTTTTACATGGTCGATCTTCGCAAATCTAGCGGAGACACCCTCGAATTTCATAAGTTTTATAAGGAACTTTCTACCGGATTGAAAGACGTTGTCTGGAAATCACCAGATGAACTAGACCAGGAATTCAAACAGATAAAATAG
- the LOC124913699 gene encoding transcription termination factor MTEF1, chloroplastic: MPRAAISLNSPSMCFSSSSSSSNNINSSNCLTTRPKTTTTHHLLQKNQHPLYITTQRNISQQFKEKVLCLEIMGVDSGRALSLNPSLHSTSLNDIHIIISYLQSKGILQKDMGRLFGMCPKILTSDIKTDLNPVFNFISRELNVPDQNLRKVINKCPRLLTCSVRDQLKPALFYLQRLGFRNLESLAYHDPILLVSSVENTLIPKLDYLVGLGFSRNDVIGMVLRCPGLFTFSVENNFIPKFDYFKNEMKGELDWLKDFPQYFAFSLEKRIKPRHVEVVQNGILNLPLSQMLKTTDQEFNDLIKAKSLQ, encoded by the coding sequence ATGCCTAGAGCAGCAATTTCACTCAATTCCCCGTCCATGTgtttttcttcatcatcatcatcatcaaacaaTATCAATAGCAGTAACTGCTTAACCACGAGACCAAAGACAACGACGACCCATCATCTTCTCCAGAAGAACCAACACCCACTTTACATTACAACCCAAAGAAACATCTCCCAACAATTCAAAGAAAAGGTACTATGTCTCGAGATTATGGGAGTCGATTCCGGTAGGGCACTTTCTCTAAACCCATCTCTCCATTCAACCTCTTTAAACGATATTCATATCATCATCTCCTACCTTCAATCCAAGGGCATCCTCCAGAAAGACATGGGAAGACTCTTCGGCATGTGTCCCAAAATCCTCACCTCCGATATCAAAACTGATCTCAATCCAGTTTTCAATTTCATCTCCCGTGAACTAAACGTACCAGATCAAAATCTCAGAAAGGTTATCAACAAATGTCCCAGATTGCTCACTTGTAGTGTCAGAGACCAGCTCAAACCGGCCTTGTTCTATCTTCAGAGGCTTGGGTTCAGAAATTTAGAGTCTTTGGCTTATCATGATCCCATCCTTTTGGTTTCTAGCGTGGAGAACACATTGATTCCAAAGCTTGATTATTTGGTCGGATTGGGGTTCTCCAGAAACGATGTGATCGGAATGGTATTGAGATGTCCCGGTCTGTTTACTTTCAGCGTGGAGAACAATTTCATTCCTAAATTTGACTATTTCAAGAATGAGATGAAGGGCGAATTGGATTGGTTGAAGGATTTCCCTCAGTATTTCGCTTTCAGTTTGGAGAAGAGGATCAAGCCTAGACATGTTGAAGTTGTACAGAATGGGATTCTTAACCTCCCTTTATCTCAGATGCTTAAAACAACCGATCAAGAGTTCAACGACTTGATCAAGGCTAAATCTCTGCAGTAA
- the LOC124913697 gene encoding pentatricopeptide repeat-containing protein At1g09900-like — translation MAMRLLKQLENTLLTTTAIFFHCSSYHRRSAARFLSSLSSRDRTHNTQCVEEDDDPFNGDIRLRERIAKSRVSDASNNNNNSQVDRYPETIDDLGLTFKDDDDDCKFVTRRIQLGDDQFRNHHPLVKEFCRLIELRTNWNSVLEGQLRHILRGLKPNQVCSVLVSQTDERVALNIFYWADRQWRYRHDPLVYYSMLQILSKTKLCEGSRRILRLMVRREIVLKPEAFSYVMISYSRAGEFRKAMGVFGTMQKTGIEPDLTICNTSIHVLVMGNMLDKAIRFLNRMQVFGIQPNVVSYNCLIKGYCVMNRFHDAVQLIDEMPSKGCLPDKASYYTVMGFFSKEKKIEELRLLMEKMITESKLLPDQVTYNTIIHMLSKHGHGDEALTFLREAESKGFAIDKVGYTAIVHSLCLSGRLDNAKELVNEMPIKGNTPDVVTYTSLINGLCCSGKLEEAQKLLHEMNKYGCKPNTVTYTALLNGLCRNGKSMEAREMMKEDELWKPNAITYSVVIHGLHRDGKISEACNLVWEMIGKGFFPTSAEINLLILSLCQEGRIFDAKNLMEGCLNRGCQVNVVNFTSLINGFCRNDDLDGAMSLLDDMYLCDKRPDTVTYKIIINALSRKGRVKEAAELTKRMFHKGLVPCSMTCSSIIHWFCKHGKVEDLLALLEKMKIDTIYNQVIEKLCYFGNVDEGYKLLGKVLRTASRNDAKTCGVVMESYLKKGDPLFSYKVACRMFNRNLIPDLKLCEKISEQLRMTMIEADKADKLMVRFVERGISM, via the coding sequence ATGGCAATGAGGTTGTTGAAGCAGTTAGAAAACACTCTTCTGACGACTACTGCCATCTTTTTCCATTGTTCCTCGTATCATCGGAGGTCGGCTGCTCGATTCCTCTCATCGTTGTCGTCCAGAGATCGCACCCATAATACCCAATGTGTGGAAGAGGATGATGATCCATTTAATGGCGATATACGACTCCGTGAAAGGATTGCAAAATCTAGGGTTTCAGATgcatctaataataataataacagtcAGGTAGACAGATATCCTGAAACTATTGATGATTTAGGTCTTACGTTcaaggatgatgatgatgactgTAAATTCGTTACAAGGAGAATCCAGCTAGGAGACGATCAGTTCAGAAACCACCACCCATTGGTAAAAGAATTCTGTAGATTAATTGAACTTCGCACGAATTGGAATTCAGTACTTGAAGGCCAATTGAGGCACATACTTAGAGGCTTAAAACCTAATCAAGTCTGCTCAGTTTTAGTCTCTCAGACCGATGAACGTGTTGCTTTGAATATCTTCTATTGGGCCGACAGACAATGGCGGTACCGTCATGACCCACTTGTATACTATTCAATGCTTCAAATCCTTAGTAAGACTAAGCTTTGTGAAGGTTCCAGAAGGATCCTTCGTCTAATGGTGAGAAGAGAAATTGTGCTTAAACCTGAAGCTTTCAGCTACGTGATGATTTCATACAGCCGAGCTGGTGAATTCAGGAAGGCTATGGGAGTTTTTGGTACAATGCAGAAAACGGGTATTGAACCGGACTTAACAATTTGCAATACATCTATACATGTTTTGGTTATGGGAAATATGTTAGACAAGGCTATTAGATTCTTGAATCGAATGCAAGTGTTTGGAATTCAACCTAATGTTGTTTCATATAACTGTTTGATCAAGGGATATTGTGTTATGAATCGGTTTCATGATGCAGTCCAACTGATCGATGAAATGCCTTCGAAAGGATGTTTACCAGACAAAGCTAGTTACTACACTGTAATGGGTTTCTTCTCTAAAGAGAAGAAAATCGAGGAACTGAGATTGTTAATGGAGAAGATGATTACAGAGAGTAAACTTCTACCTGATCAAGTTACTTACAATACGATTATCCACATGCTATCAAAACACGGTCATGGAGACGAAGCACTTACATTTCTGAGAGAAGCAGAATCGAAAGGATTCGCGATTGACAAAGTTGGATACACTGCAATAGTTCACTCCCTCTGTTTGTCGGGTCGTTTGGACAACGCTAAAGAACTGGTTAACGAAATGCCGATCAAAGGTAACACACCCGATGTAGTGACATACACTTCATTAATTAACGGGCTTTGCTGTTCTGGAAAGCTCGAAGAAGCTCAGAAGCTTCTTCACGAGATGAACAAGTACGGTTGTAAACCAAATACAGTAACATATACCGCTTTACTAAATGGGCTTTGTCGAAATGGGAAATCCATGGAGGCTAGAGAGATGATGAAAGAAGATGAGCTATGGAAACCAAATGCAATTACATACAGTGTAGTCATCCACGGTCTTCATAGAGATGGTAAAATAAGCGAGGCCTGTAATTTGGTTTGGGAAATGATCGGTAAAGGCTTTTTTCCAACGTCGGCCGAAATCAACTTGTTGATTCTGTCTCTATGTCAGGAGGGTAGAATATTCGACGCAAAAAACTTGATGGAAGGGTGTCTGAACAGAGGTTGTCAAGTAAATGTGGTGAATTTCACCTCTTTAATTAATGGTTTCTGTCGGAATGACGATTTGGACGGTGCTATGTCATTGCTGGACGACATGTATTTGTGCGATAAACGACCAGACACTGTCACgtataaaatcattataaacgCTTTATCGAGGAAAGGCAGGGTAAAAGAAGCGGCTGAATTAACCAAGCGAATGTTTCATAAAGGTCTGGTTCCATGTTCCATGACGTGTAGTTCAATTATTCACTGGTTCTGTAAGCATGGTAAGGTTGAAGATTTACTGGCGTTACtagagaagatgaagattgatACTATATATAATCAAGTTATAGAAAAGCTTTGTTATTTTGGAAACGTCGATGAGGGTTATAAGTTATTGGGGAAAGTTCTTAGGACTGCTTCAAGAAACGATGCGAAAACTTGTGGTGTGGTGATGGAGAGTTATTTGAAGAAAGGCGATCCTCTTTTTTCTTATAAGGTGGCTTGTCGAATGTTTAATCGGAATCTGATTCCCGATTTGAAGCTCTGCGAGAAGATTAGCGAACAATTGAGGATGACGATGATAGAAGCAGACAAGGCAGATAAACTTATGGTTCGATTCGTTGAGCGTGGAATCTCAATGTGA